The Deltaproteobacteria bacterium DNA segment AAGCTGATCCTGGTCGATGACCATTATGTGCAGGTGGGATCCGCCAATATGGACTCCAGAAGTCTCCGGCTGAATTTCGAACTGAACGTCGAGATATACGACGAAATGCTTGCATTGGCGCTCAGAGACTACTTTGAGACGGTGCGGGATCGCAGCCGCAAAATCACCCTGCAGGAAGTGGACGGCCGGCCTATGGCGCAGCGGCTGCGTGACTCATTCGCCTGGCTTTTTTCATCGTATCTGTAGGGCCCCCTTGCCTACGGGGGGAACGTAACCGTCTGACTTACCCATCTCCCAGTCCGTTATTTTCTGCGTTACAGCCTTCCGGAAAAAAAGGTTTTCTTTTAAGGCGGCTCATCAGGCGGTTGCACCATCCCTGATTTGAGGATCGATCGGCGTTGTTCGCCGGGAAATGGGACTGCTTCTTGACCGGCGGTTCGATTGAACGCGAACCGCATCCAATGGATATTTTGAAACATGCTTTTAGTTTTACAAAAAATACGGTAGGATTGAAACGATGATTTCCATCGGGTCGATACAGGGACATTGCAAGGAGGAACGTTGTGGGGAAAAGAATAATTCAGGCGTTTATGGTTCTTGCGCTGTTGGGGATCATCGTCAGCTGTGCGGATACTTCGGATTTTAACACAATGTTGAAAAAAGCGGAGACCGGCGATCGTGACGCCCAGTTCAACCTCGGGGTCATGTATGACAATGGTGAAGGCGTTCCTCAGGACTATGGAAAAGCGGTTGAGTGGTTTTCGAAGGCAGCCGATCAGGGGGATGTCTGGGCTCAGCTTAACCTCGGGGTTATGTACCATGACGGTGACGACATTCCACAGGACTATCAAAAAGCGTTTCATTGGTTTTCGAAGGCAGCCGATCAGGGGGATGCCCGGGCTCAGCTCAACCTCGGGGTCATGTACAACAACGGTGAAGGCGTTCCCCAGGACTATCAAAAAGCGTTTCATTGGTATTCGAAGGCCGCCGATCAGGGAAAAGCTGAGGCTCAGTTCAACCTCGGGCTCTTGTACGAATACGGCGCAGGCATCCCCCAGAACTATAAAAAAGCATTTGAATTGTATTCGAAGGCAGCCGATCAGGGGGCGGATTTGGCCCAGAACAGGCTCGGGCTCATGTACAAAAACGGCAAAGGCGTCGCGCGAAACTATGTCCAGGCCTACAAGTGGCTCAATCTTTCCGCGGCCCAGGGTAACGACTGGGGCAGGAGAAACAGGGAGTGGGTGTTAAAAAGGATGACCCCTGCCCAAATTGCAGAAGGTCAGAAATTAAGCCATCAATTTATGGAGCGGACGCAAAAGGAATGAACCCGCCGGAAGGCTGTATCGGGGAGTTGGATATTGTTTATAAGAATGGGCGTCCCTGGGAAGAGATGGGCATGCCCGTCGATGGACAAAAGACAAGAAAAACCCGCTATTTCTAGCGGGTTTTGGACTATATGGAACCCTGTCGGATTTGTTTATGGTAGGCGGTACTGGGATTGAACCAGTGACTTCTACCGTGTGAAGGTAGCACTCTCCCGCTGAGTTAACCGCCCAAGGACGTTCCTGTATACATTAAAGGATAGGCCTTTTCAAGAAAAAACATGGGGAGTAGCAAACTTATTTCGAGTTCAAGAAAAGTAATTTTTGCCTGGATGATAATCACGCGAAAAGCTCGTCCCGGACAAGCATAGGGAAGCCGCCAATCCCTTTATCATCCGCGGCATCCTCGAAGTGGGTTCCGGGTCAAGACACCCTGCCGTCATGTCCCTCGTCGGGTTTTTCTGCGGCGCGACGACTGGAACCGGGTTGATTCAGCCATGACCGTTCGGAGCGGCTATCCCGCATTTCCGTCTTTCATCAGATCTCCGTACATATCCACCCGGCGGTTGTTCAGAAGATGGTTGTACACGTTGATCCGCTTGTTCCGGGCGAGTTTAACGTCCATATCGACGACACCGATTTCGTCCTGATCGACGGAGGCCCGGTACAGAATGTTTCCCTGAGGCCCCGTGATCTGGCTCCTTCCCGTATAGGTGAGGATTTTATCGCCCCGGCGTTCGTCGCCCGTTCGGTTGGCCGTGACGGCGAAGACCCGGTTTTCCAGGCAGCGGGTAATCATCCCGTCCTGGCAGAAAGGTAAAACGAGGTTGGCACAGTGGCAGATCACATCCGCCCCCTTCAAGGCAAGTATGCGTGCCGCTTCGGGGAAAAACCAGTCGAAACAGATCATGACCCCGATTTTACCCAGGCCGATGTCGTAAACGGGGAAGGGCAGGTCACCCGGCGTGAACCAAAGTTTCTCCTCGTTGTAGAGATGAATTTTACGATAGACGCCGAGAACGCCCTCCGGTGAAACCGCTATGGCGGCGTTGAACAGCCTGTCACCCGCGCGTTCCACCAGCCCGGCCACAATGAACTGCCCCTTTCGTCCGGCCAGATCGATCAACAGTTTCGATGTCTTTCCCCCGGGGATTTCTTCGGACAGATCCCAGGCTTCCTCCCTGGAAACGAAGAGGTAGCCGGTATTGAAGCATTCCGGGAGAACCAGAACTTCGGCATCGGCCTGGCGAATCAACGCTTCCGCCTTCTCCAGGTTACGGTCCACCCGGCCGAAATAGGGTTCAAACTGGATAAAACCGACTTTCATTTCCGGGACATCTCCTTGTTATTTTGCGGACCAACCCAATGGGTTCGAATTTCTCGAATGGATCAACGGACAATACCCATGGCCCGCTCCAGACGGGCCTGGCTGATGTGATAAATGCCCAGGGCGTTGGCGTAATCCGATTTGGCCCTTGTCAGGATGGTCTGCGCGTCAAGGACCTCCGTGGAGGTGGCCACCTGTTCCTGGTATCGTTCCTTGTTGATGCGGTAATTTTCTTCCGCCTGCTCGATGGCCTTTTTCGTGACGGGAATCTGCTTTTCCGCTTCCCTGACGACAAGATAGGCATTCTTGACTTCCAGTGTCACCTGATCCGTGGCGTTGGCAAGCATGTCTCTGGTCTGGTTTTCCCGGGCCAGTCTGTTATCGACCTGGAATTTGGTTTTACCCCATTCCCAGAAATTCCAGTTGGCAACCGCCATGACGTACCAGCTTTCCTGGTCCTGGAATTCGCTGCCGGAAACGTCGGGATCATCGCCATACTTCGAATAATTCCCGACGAGCGAAACGGTGGGGAAGTAGCCGCTTCTGGCAATTTTCAGGAGGGACTGCGCCTGGTCGACCTTCAGTTGATAGGCCTTGAGCTCGGGTCGGTTTTCCAAAGCCGTTTTGAGACATTCGTCAAATGAGAGGTCAAACGGTGTCTCCGTAAGGATATCCTCCAGTTGTACGGGGGTGGAAATGCCCCGGCGGAGAGCCGTGTTGAATGAAGCTTTGGCCAACTCCAGGCTGTTTTCCGCCCGGACCAGGTCATGTTCGCTGTTGGCCAGCTCCACCTCAGCGTAAAGGAGGTCGTTTTTCGGAATCAAGCCGACGTCGAAAAACTGCTGGGCTGTGTTGCGGTGTGATTTGAGCAGTTCAACGGCCTGCTTTGCCGCTTCCAGGAGTTTTTCCGCCCTGAGGACGTTGAAATAGGTTACCTTGACCTCCTGAACCGTATCCTGAATCGTTCTTTCCTCCTCTTTCCTGGATAGGGCCAAGCCCTGCTTGTTCAGGAGATAGTTGTTCCAGATCGCCCCTCCGGCAAAGACGGGCTGCACCGCTTCCACAGCCCAATTATAGTTGTTCCGGGTTCCCGCGGGCACGGTAATGGCCGGGTTGGGCGGAATGGCGGGAATCGTCATCGATGGCTGTTCATGGAGGCGTGTGTAGCTGTATGATGTGCTGAATCGGGGTAAAAACGCCGTAACGGCCTCATTTTTCAAAGCCTCCGCGCCCTTGACACCCTCTTTGGCGCCGTGGAGGAGAACGCTGTTTTTTATGGCCGTATCAATGCTTTCCCGGAGAGTCAGGGCGGGACCTTCCGCAAGACCGATGCCGTAACAATAAAAAAGAAGAAGCGTGATGACAGGGGCGATCAATTTTATCCCACGACCCAAGATCCGATTCATTGTTCCCACTCCCCGATGAAAAGATGCCCTTCAGACTCTTCTCGAACGGCTTTTTTGTCAAGGATATTTTCAGAATGAAAAAATCTTCCTTGACATTCCTTCAAAATCGGTTATTTATACACAAAACATTGCCTGTGAGTTTACCGAACCGGTAAAGACGGACAGGCCCTGTGAGATCTGAAAAAGTTGGTCTCCTGATGAATGTATCAGCACATTTTGACGGAGGCTTTTTTATTTCCGGTCCATTGCCGTGTCGGCGGCGGCTTGTTGTTTGAAAATCATGCTTGGGTGTTCGTTAACGTTCGAACTTGCCAGGCCCTAGAGGTTTGAAAAAGTTAGCCTCCCTTCTATGACATACTCATGCAGGGGAGGCTTTTTGCGTTTTAA contains these protein-coding regions:
- a CDS encoding cardiolipin synthase, with product KLILVDDHYVQVGSANMDSRSLRLNFELNVEIYDEMLALALRDYFETVRDRSRKITLQEVDGRPMAQRLRDSFAWLFSSYL
- a CDS encoding sel1 repeat family protein translates to MVLALLGIIVSCADTSDFNTMLKKAETGDRDAQFNLGVMYDNGEGVPQDYGKAVEWFSKAADQGDVWAQLNLGVMYHDGDDIPQDYQKAFHWFSKAADQGDARAQLNLGVMYNNGEGVPQDYQKAFHWYSKAADQGKAEAQFNLGLLYEYGAGIPQNYKKAFELYSKAADQGADLAQNRLGLMYKNGKGVARNYVQAYKWLNLSAAQGNDWGRRNREWVLKRMTPAQIAEGQKLSHQFMERTQKE
- a CDS encoding acyltransferase — translated: MKVGFIQFEPYFGRVDRNLEKAEALIRQADAEVLVLPECFNTGYLFVSREEAWDLSEEIPGGKTSKLLIDLAGRKGQFIVAGLVERAGDRLFNAAIAVSPEGVLGVYRKIHLYNEEKLWFTPGDLPFPVYDIGLGKIGVMICFDWFFPEAARILALKGADVICHCANLVLPFCQDGMITRCLENRVFAVTANRTGDERRGDKILTYTGRSQITGPQGNILYRASVDQDEIGVVDMDVKLARNKRINVYNHLLNNRRVDMYGDLMKDGNAG
- a CDS encoding TolC family protein; amino-acid sequence: MNRILGRGIKLIAPVITLLLFYCYGIGLAEGPALTLRESIDTAIKNSVLLHGAKEGVKGAEALKNEAVTAFLPRFSTSYSYTRLHEQPSMTIPAIPPNPAITVPAGTRNNYNWAVEAVQPVFAGGAIWNNYLLNKQGLALSRKEEERTIQDTVQEVKVTYFNVLRAEKLLEAAKQAVELLKSHRNTAQQFFDVGLIPKNDLLYAEVELANSEHDLVRAENSLELAKASFNTALRRGISTPVQLEDILTETPFDLSFDECLKTALENRPELKAYQLKVDQAQSLLKIARSGYFPTVSLVGNYSKYGDDPDVSGSEFQDQESWYVMAVANWNFWEWGKTKFQVDNRLARENQTRDMLANATDQVTLEVKNAYLVVREAEKQIPVTKKAIEQAEENYRINKERYQEQVATSTEVLDAQTILTRAKSDYANALGIYHISQARLERAMGIVR